From a single Cyclobacterium marinum DSM 745 genomic region:
- a CDS encoding amidohydrolase family protein has product MNFLKRFFQLIGVAVLLLLSILIFTFLRDRHNLMYLNIENNALFHQNTYLIKNVNVIPMSSDTLLRNQMILIKEGEISDISQNIPESDWKVIDGDGAYILPGLIDMHVHVWDEYELGVYLANGVTAVRNLWGQPMHLRMKQAINEEKIIGPLFFTSSPKLTGPVYIGDDNLQMNSPQEAIDKVKEYKLKGYDFIKTYNGLTRDIYDAVIKESRKQGLEIAAHPSSEVPYFYHIENEVVTIEHAEDIVQQPLHYRLDTNKLNEVVALFKSGPNVSFCPTLVVFHNIYRMLMDDSILNSKQLTFMNPLIRKVDSKAQFDRWSQTKSTDATIVNRIKAQHNFHLLAINKLHKAGVNIVAGTDAGIGITPAGFSIHEELNLYKQAGMSNFEVLKTATVNASQTHDFLNNVGTLEVGKIANLIMVENNPLINLEELSKPKSVIIKGRYLSNEVLNSFKNKAMKRENLLMTGLKYLEYLIFE; this is encoded by the coding sequence ATGAATTTTCTAAAAAGATTTTTTCAATTGATTGGAGTAGCGGTTTTGCTTCTGCTTTCTATTTTGATTTTTACCTTTTTACGGGATAGACATAATCTTATGTACCTAAACATTGAAAACAATGCCCTTTTTCATCAAAATACTTATTTAATAAAAAACGTTAATGTTATTCCAATGTCCTCGGATACCCTGCTAAGAAATCAAATGATATTGATTAAAGAGGGGGAGATTTCAGATATTTCACAAAATATCCCGGAAAGTGATTGGAAGGTTATCGATGGGGATGGGGCTTATATTTTGCCTGGATTAATTGATATGCATGTCCATGTTTGGGATGAATATGAACTGGGTGTATACTTGGCCAATGGAGTGACAGCAGTTAGAAATCTTTGGGGACAGCCCATGCATCTAAGGATGAAACAAGCCATTAATGAAGAAAAAATAATTGGCCCATTATTTTTTACCTCTAGTCCTAAATTAACAGGTCCTGTTTATATTGGGGATGATAATCTCCAAATGAATAGCCCCCAAGAAGCCATTGATAAGGTCAAGGAGTATAAGTTAAAAGGGTATGATTTTATTAAAACCTACAATGGGCTAACAAGAGATATTTATGATGCTGTAATCAAAGAGAGTAGGAAGCAAGGGCTAGAGATTGCGGCCCATCCCAGCTCAGAAGTTCCTTATTTTTATCATATAGAGAATGAGGTTGTTACGATAGAACATGCGGAAGATATTGTGCAACAACCATTGCATTATCGCTTAGATACCAATAAACTAAATGAGGTAGTTGCACTGTTTAAATCAGGTCCGAATGTTTCATTTTGTCCTACTTTGGTTGTCTTTCATAATATTTATCGAATGCTGATGGATGATTCAATATTAAATTCCAAGCAGCTAACTTTTATGAACCCACTAATAAGGAAAGTGGATAGTAAAGCTCAGTTTGATCGGTGGAGTCAAACAAAATCGACTGATGCCACTATTGTAAATAGAATTAAAGCCCAACATAATTTTCACTTATTGGCTATTAATAAACTCCATAAGGCCGGGGTGAATATTGTAGCAGGCACGGATGCCGGAATTGGCATTACTCCTGCCGGGTTTTCTATTCATGAAGAGCTTAATCTATACAAGCAAGCAGGGATGTCAAATTTTGAAGTTTTGAAAACAGCTACAGTAAATGCATCACAAACGCATGATTTTTTAAATAATGTGGGTACCCTTGAGGTGGGGAAAATAGCTAATTTGATTATGGTAGAAAATAACCCATTGATAAACCTTGAAGAATTAAGTAAGCCAAAGAGCGTGATAATTAAAGGTAGATATCTGTCCAATGAAGTTCTTAACAGCTTTAAAAATAAAGCCATGAAGAGAGAAAACCTGCTAATGACAGGGCTCAAATATTTGGAATACCTAATCTTTGAATAA